The proteins below come from a single Streptomyces sp. MRC013 genomic window:
- a CDS encoding mechanosensitive ion channel domain-containing protein, which produces MENVLRPLTVLGGSVVLTLLVGWAADVLLRRADCRHPETPLWGLLRRCRIPLRVVMLAGLLRGAYRETAWGVIRDHAVGIGRGLTLVLIGASAWLVVRIASAVVEATYARYAATTRHLDRLRRVRTQVTLIMRIVTAVVGVVAVAAMLLTFPDFRAVGTSMLASAGIIGIVAGVAAQSTLSNVFAGFQIAFGDMVRIGDTVVVDGEWGVVEEVTLTFLTVRTWDERRLTMPVSYFTSRPFENWSRGGAQITGTVYFHLDHTAPVGLMRERLRELLEKSPDWDGRAWSLVVTDTTPSTMVVRAVVTARNADDVWNLRCDVREQLIAWLYEHHPYALPRLATTITPERGAGRDADRDRDTGHVLAADGGRSPARNRDGGPGRSRAPGRRP; this is translated from the coding sequence ATGGAGAACGTACTGCGTCCGCTGACCGTCCTCGGTGGTTCGGTCGTGCTCACCCTGCTCGTCGGCTGGGCCGCCGACGTGCTGCTGAGACGCGCCGACTGCCGCCACCCCGAGACCCCCCTGTGGGGGCTGCTGCGCCGCTGCCGGATACCCCTCCGGGTGGTCATGCTGGCCGGGCTGCTGCGCGGCGCGTACCGGGAGACGGCGTGGGGGGTCATCAGGGACCACGCGGTGGGCATCGGCCGGGGGCTGACGCTCGTGCTGATCGGTGCGAGCGCCTGGCTGGTGGTGCGCATCGCGTCGGCGGTCGTCGAGGCGACGTACGCGCGGTACGCCGCGACGACCCGGCACCTCGACCGGCTGCGCCGCGTCCGGACGCAGGTCACACTGATCATGCGGATCGTCACCGCCGTGGTCGGGGTGGTCGCGGTGGCGGCGATGCTGCTGACGTTCCCGGACTTCCGGGCGGTCGGCACCTCGATGCTGGCGTCCGCCGGCATCATCGGCATCGTCGCCGGCGTGGCGGCGCAGTCGACGCTCAGCAACGTCTTCGCCGGGTTCCAGATCGCCTTCGGCGACATGGTCCGCATAGGGGACACCGTGGTCGTGGACGGCGAGTGGGGTGTCGTCGAGGAGGTCACGCTGACCTTCCTCACCGTGCGCACCTGGGACGAGCGCCGACTCACCATGCCCGTCTCGTACTTCACCAGCAGGCCCTTCGAGAACTGGTCCCGGGGCGGTGCCCAGATCACCGGAACCGTCTACTTCCACCTCGACCACACGGCCCCCGTCGGACTGATGCGCGAGCGCCTCCGCGAACTCCTGGAGAAGTCCCCCGACTGGGACGGGCGGGCCTGGTCGCTGGTGGTGACGGACACCACGCCGAGCACGATGGTGGTGCGGGCGGTGGTCACCGCGCGGAACGCCGACGACGTGTGGAACCTGCGGTGCGACGTGCGGGAGCAGTTGATCGCCTGGCTGTACGAGCACCATCCGTACGCGCTGCCCCGCCTGGCCACCACCATCACCCCCGAGCGGGGCGCGGGCCGCGACGCGGACCGGGACCGCGACACCGGGCACGTCCTCGCCGCGGACGGCGGCCGGAGCCCCGCGCGGAACCGGGACGGCGGGCCGGGCCGGAGCCGGGCTCCGGGCCGGCGCCCCTGA